A DNA window from Paralichthys olivaceus isolate ysfri-2021 chromosome 11, ASM2471397v2, whole genome shotgun sequence contains the following coding sequences:
- the ptx3a gene encoding pentraxin-related protein PTX3 encodes MFRWRLPQVACVLSVCVCLLLAYEDVIEVNYADPYYNEITEGDALEPTPTSPPCSSRDLNKWDKMFSMLENSQMRENMLLQYADDIIKVEMGSLRGEMLRFVAQYGGTCGVAVESAGRRMASQLEARLKETLERLKIAGQASAAAAGNSVGDPNNVESMLQQLLSAARTQASRLTKLETNCFSSSATGTGRNAKSGFQLAEDGGAGHREQEVTSREVVLDGVLAALQQTRAEQEEVLRSLSQRYLPAGCDMALLFPMRSRRIYTAVMPEVPLSISSFTICMWLKPTTFANKTVLFSYGHRRNPYEIQLLLGQTSARFTIGGEAHLVEARGVVKLGEWIHLCGAWSSEQGLATLWSGGKRVASTPGVAEGHILPDGGSLQLGQERNGCCHQSPSSGGGITGFEGGFDPKLAFAGKMTGVNMWDRVLSEEEISQLALQKGQGCEQRGNVVAWGMTEMVPHGGAQFIF; translated from the exons atgtttcGGTGGAGGCTTCCCCAGGTAGCGTGTGtactctcagtgtgtgtgtgtctgcttctcGCATATGAGGATGTTATCGAGGTGAACTACGCTGACCCCTACTACAATGAAATCACAGAGGGAGACGCACTAGAAC CCACACCGACTTCTCCGCCCTGCAGTTCTCGAGACCTGAACAAGTGGGACAAAATGTTCTCGATGCTGGAGAACAGTCAGATGAGGGAGAACATGCTGCTTCAGTATGCTGACGATATCATCAAGGTGGAGATGGGGTCACTGCGTGGAGAAATGCTCAG GTTTGTAGCCCAGTACGGGGGCACGTGTGGGGTTGCAGTGGAGTCAGCAGGAAGAAGGATGGCCTCGCAGCTTGAGGCCCGCCTCAAAGAAACCCTGGAGCGCCTCAAAATAGCAGGTCAGGCTTCTGCTGCCGCCGCTGGGAATTCTGTCGGGGATCCCAACAACGTGGAGTCGATGCtacagcagctcctctctgcagcacGAACACAAGCTTCCCGACTCACCAAGCTGGAGACCAACTGCTTCAGCAGTAGTGCAACTGGAACGGGGAGGAATGCGAAGTCGGGATTCCAGCTCGCAGAGGACGGAGGGGCCGGGCACCGGGAGCAGGAGGTCACGTCACGAGAGGTGGTTCTAGACGGAGTGCTGGCTGCACTGCAACAGACGAGggcggagcaggaggaggtgctgaGGTCACTGAGCCAAAGATACCTACCCGCCG GCTGTGACATGGCGCTCCTCTTCCCAATGCGTTCCCGTCGTATCTACACTGCTGTCATGCCAGAGGTTCCTctgtccatctcctccttcaccATCTGCATGTGGTTAAAGCCAACAACCTTCGCCAACAAAACTGTGCTCTTCTCCTACGGACACCGTCGCAACCCATATGAGATCCAGCTGCTGCTCGGCCAAACCTCTGCGCGCTTCACCATCGGAGGAGAGGCTCACCTGGTGGAGGCGCGAGGTGTGGTGAAGCTGGGAGAGTGGATCCACTTGTGTGGGGCCTGGTCCTCCGAGCAGGGTCTGGCCACCCTGTGGTCCGGTGGGAAAAGAGTGGCCTCCACCCCCGGAGTGGCTGAGGGACACATCTTACCGGATGGTGGCTCCCTCCAGCTGGGGCAGGAGAGGAATGGCTGCTGCCATCAGTCTCCAAGCAGCGGGGGTGGCATTACAGGCTTTGAGGGAGGGTTCGATCCCAAGCTGGCATTCGCCGGGAAGATGACAGGAGTGAATATGTGGGACAGGGTGCTGTCAGAGGAGGAGATTTCCCAGCTGGCTTTGCAGAAGGGCCAGGGCTGCGAGCAGAGAGGAAACGTGGTGGCGTGGGGCATGACGGAGATGGTGCCCCACGGAGGCGCTCAGTTCATCTTCTAA
- the slc66a1l gene encoding lysosomal amino acid transporter 1 homolog: protein MAAPPRFPGGKSVDVSPANWSAPAAMSRPLCVNGTPWILYLLEECVDNVWEYCSVVIGLISMFCFLLSTLPQVYEAYRNGKVEEAMSFGFLFFLFSGDVTSFAGCYLTSQLPIQVVTVVFYIFTDVILISQFLYYKIKNSSSRKSPVLKWLCFTWCVAATLVLLALPKLIIDNSANLDTQSPAASKSVEITGYVCGYLASVFYLCSRFPQLYKNFRRQSTEGTSYLLFALAMMGNGTYGLSVIVVLPALKGSKQTFIIKHLAWLIGSLGVLILDFFVTAQFIVYRKNHPAKSKKLLSVPEVEPLLCEEEELSVL, encoded by the exons ATGGCGGCCCCTCCTCGCTTCCCCGGCGGGAAGAGTGTGGATGTTTCCCCGGCTAACTGGAGCGCCCCGGCAGCCATGAGCAGGCCGCTGTGTGTCAACGGGACCCCGTGGATCCTCTACCTGCTGGAGGAGTGTGTGGACAATGTGTGGGAGTACTGCAGCGTGGTGATAGGACTCATATCCATGTTCTGCTTCCTGCTGTCCACTCTACC gCAGGTGTACGAGGCCTATCGTAATGGTAAAGTGGAGGAGGCCATGTCTTTtggcttcctcttcttcctcttcagtgGAGACGTGACCAGTTTTGCAGGCTGTTACCTCACCAGCCAGCTGCCTattcag GTTGTGACAGTGGTGTTCTACATCTTCACTGATGTGATCCTcatctcccagttcctgtactATAAGATAAAGAACAGCTCCAGCAGAA AGAGCCCTGTGCTGAAGTGGCTGTGCTTCACGTGGTGTGTTGCTGCTACATTAGTCCTCCTGGCTTTACCCAAGCTCATCATTGACAATAGTGCCAATTTAGACACCCAG aGTCCAGCTGCCTCTAAATCAGTTGAAATCACTGGCTATGTATGTGGGTACCTGGCATCTGTCTTCTACCTCTGCTCCCGTTTCCCCCAGCTCTATAAAAAT TTCCGGCGACAGTCCACGGAGGGGACCTCTTACCTGTTGTTCGCCCTGGCCATGATGGGCAATGGGACGTACGGGTTGAGCGTCATCGTGGTGCTACCTGCGCTGAAGGGCTCCAAACAGACGTTCATCATTAAACATCTGGCCTGGCTCATTGGCAGCCTGGGAGTCCTCATACTGGACTTCTTT GTAACTGCCCAGTTCATCGTGTACAGAAAAAACCACCCTGCCAAAAGCAAAAAGCTGCTCAGCGTCCCAGAGGTGGAGCCTCttctgtgtgaggaggaggaactgtCCGTGTTATAG